One Oncorhynchus masou masou isolate Uvic2021 chromosome 2, UVic_Omas_1.1, whole genome shotgun sequence genomic region harbors:
- the LOC135554144 gene encoding histamine H3 receptor-like, giving the protein MQPESLLMGAGSSRAVTSHWKSNEMLNWSVVTQGNATALGDLEMPANPRSHYGQFSPSTSVFLAVLMTLLVFTTVLGNALVILAFVVEKSLRTQGNFFFFNLAIADLLVGGFCIPAYIPYVITGEWGLGRGLCKIWLVVDYTLCTASVFNIVLISFDRFISVTRAVSYRCQKGVTREAVLKMLSVWLAAFLLYGPAIIIWEYIAGSSVVPDKECHAEFYFNWYFLMTASTVEFFTPFVTVMYFNISIYINIRRRNQVRDEQPVEGPGDSEMEALKAGVTRVFFVRPVDGEAPSIPNNAARLGGILSTAKVSAVTGNSNNETSKDRSILDLPPLQVGDVVQHSRRTRFQAAEPSFSKQRSRSEVAASRFRLSKDKKVAKSLAVIVCVFGLCWAPYTLLMIIRAACHAQCVQHYLYEISFWLLWVNSSINPVLYPLCHTSFRKAFRKLLCTTKIKIQPQYMEQMY; this is encoded by the exons ATGCAACCCGAATCTTTATTGATGGGTGCTGGATCTTCCAGGGCCGTCACTTCGCATTGGAAATCGAATGAGATGCTCAACTGGTCTGTGGTTACCCAGGGAAACGCCACAGCTCTTGGCGATCTGGAGATGCCTGCGAACCCGCGTTCGCATTATGGACAATTCTCTCCGTCTACCTCGGTGTTCTTGGCCGTGCTCATGACGCTTCTGGTCTTCACCACTGTGCTAGGCAACGCACTTGTGATATTAGCCTTTGTGGTGGAGAAAAGTTTGCGAACTCAAGGGAACTTTTTCTTTTTTAATTTGGCCATTGCCGACTTACTCGTTG GAGGCTTTTGCATTCCTGCGTATATCCCCTATGTCATTACCGGCGAGTGGGGACTCGGACGAGGTCTGTGCAAGATATGGCTGGTGGTGGACTATACTTTATGCACGGCATCAGTGTTCAACATCGTCCTGATCAGCTTCGACAGATTTATATCTGTCACCAGAGCG GTGAGCTACAGGTGTCAGAAAGGTGTGACCCGGGAGGCTGTTCTGAAGATGCTGAGTGTTTGGCTGGCTGCTTTCCTACTCTATGGGCCAGCGATCATTATCTGGGAGTACATCGCTGGTAGTAGCGTGGTGCCTGACAAAGAGTGCCACGCAGAGTTTTACTTCAACTGGTATTTCTTGATGACAGCATCCACTGTTGAGTTTTTCACCCCATTTGTTACTGTCATGTACTTCAACATCAGCATCTACATCAACATCAGGAGGCGGAACCAGGTGAGGGATGAGCAGCCCGTCGAGGGGCCTGGGGACAGTGAGATGGAGGCCCTGAAAGCTGGAGTTACGCGTGTATTCTTCGTCAGACCAGTGGACGGTGAAGCTCCAAGTATCCCAAACAATGCTGCCAGGTTAGGAGGTATTCTATCTACTGCTAAAGTGTCAGCAGTAACTGGGAACAGCAACAATGAGACAAGTAAGGACCGCAGTATTCTGGACCTTCCTCCACTGCAAGTGGGCGATGTGGTCCAGCATTCCAGGAGGACGCGGTTCCAGGCTGCGGAGCCCTCGTTCAGTAAACAGCGCAGCCGGTCTGAAGTAGCTGCCAGTCGTTTCCGTCTCTCAAAGGACAAGAAAGTTGCCAAGTCCCTGgcagtgattgtgtgtgtatttggccTGTGCTGGGCTCCCTACACACTTTTAATGATCATCCGTGCCGCGTGTCATGCCCAGTGTGTCCAGCACTACCTGTATGAAATCTCTTTCTGGCTACTGTGGGTCAACTCCTCCATCAACCCTGTCCTTTACCCGCTGTGTCACACTAGCTTCAGAAAGGCTTTCAGAAAACTGCTTTGTACCACCAAGATTAAAATTCAGCCGCAGTATATGGAACAAATGTATTAA